The nucleotide window GCTAAAGCGACGATTATCACCCATGACAAAAACATAACCTTCTGGAATTACATCTGTTTGTACAATGTCTTGTAGTTTAAAATTACCTGTTAAATTACCATCTACAATTTCTGCTTTATATTGGTCTAAGTAAGGCTCATCAATTGGTTCACCGTTAATATAGAGCTGATCATCCTTATATTCTACATGATCACCTGGCAATCCAATCACGCGTTTTATATAATCTTTTTGCTCTGGTGCATGGAATACAACAATATCAAAACGATCAGGGCTACCGATTTTATAACCTATCTTATTCACAATCATGCGATCGCCATTTTCAAGGGTTGGCATCATCGAATCTCCATCTACAACGATTGGTGTAAATAAAAAATAACGAATGATAGCTGCAACAGCAAATGCGATGAGTAACGCCTTCGCCCATTCAAAGAGCTCATTTTTTTCTTTTTTTGTTTGTTCCAAGCGAATATCCCCCTCGTTCTTTCATTACCATTGTATACGAAATTGTAGCGACAAGCAAAAGAACAACCTACTTCTTAAGACAAAGAAAAAGAGCTTGTCATCACAAGCCCCTTCCTTGAAATAAATATTAGCGACGTTCTTTAATACGAGCTTTTTTACCACGTAATTCACGTAGGTAGTAAAGTTTCGCACGACGTACTTTACCGCGACGAGAAACTTCTAATTTAGCGATTTTTGGTGTGTGTACTGGGAAAGTACGTTCAACACCTACACCGTAAGAAATTTTACGAACTGTGAAAGTTTCGCTAATTCCGCCACCACGACGTTTAATAACTACACCTTCGAATAACTGGATACGCTCACGTGTACCCTCAACAACTTTTACGTGTACCTTTACTGTGTCACCAGGACGGAATGAAGGTAAATCTGAACGAAGTTGTTCTTTTGTGATTTCTGTAATAATGTTTGACATTGTTTTCTCTCCTTGGACAGATGCTCATGCACGCTCATTTTAGGCCACAGCGGAACACCGTAATTCAGTGCTTACATAAAAGCACAGATTGAATATTATCATAAATAA belongs to Lysinibacillus louembei and includes:
- the rplS gene encoding 50S ribosomal protein L19; translation: MSNIITEITKEQLRSDLPSFRPGDTVKVHVKVVEGTRERIQLFEGVVIKRRGGGISETFTVRKISYGVGVERTFPVHTPKIAKLEVSRRGKVRRAKLYYLRELRGKKARIKERR
- the lepB gene encoding signal peptidase I translates to MEQTKKEKNELFEWAKALLIAFAVAAIIRYFLFTPIVVDGDSMMPTLENGDRMIVNKIGYKIGSPDRFDIVVFHAPEQKDYIKRVIGLPGDHVEYKDDQLYINGEPIDEPYLDQYKAEIVDGNLTGNFKLQDIVQTDVIPEGYVFVMGDNRRFSKDSRHIGLVDQKEIIGNTNLIFWPVSDIKIVK